From one Catenuloplanes nepalensis genomic stretch:
- a CDS encoding ABC transporter permease, which produces MKATTADPGTRPAISKDGDGLRRWWSSEGNEFAGRNLALIGVLVVLVVLGVLTRPDLYSDPEWVRNNIFTILQQASAIGVVTVGMTFVIIGGGIDLSVGAIMALAGVWATTVATQSFGAGGMIFTAIAVGVGTGLVNGLLISYGRLVPFIATLAMMVAARGLAASISGKQTQISGDATINGIASTEILGVPLLVIILVLVVAAGWVLLNRTTFGRRTVAVGGNPEAARLAGINVKRHTLLLYALSGLCCGIGALMLTAQANSAQAAMANLYELDAIAAAIIGGTLLSGGRGTIVGALFGVLVFSTITNLFAINNLTTESQNMIKGGIIVAAVLIQQFRFGSLTKLFSRRP; this is translated from the coding sequence ATGAAGGCCACGACGGCCGATCCGGGCACCCGCCCGGCCATATCGAAGGACGGCGACGGCCTGCGTCGCTGGTGGAGCAGTGAGGGCAACGAGTTCGCCGGGCGCAACCTCGCGCTGATCGGCGTGCTGGTGGTGCTGGTCGTGCTCGGGGTGCTGACCCGGCCGGACCTGTACAGCGACCCGGAGTGGGTGCGCAACAACATCTTCACGATCCTGCAGCAGGCGTCCGCGATCGGCGTGGTCACGGTCGGCATGACGTTCGTGATCATCGGCGGCGGCATCGACCTGTCGGTCGGCGCGATCATGGCGCTGGCCGGCGTCTGGGCCACCACGGTCGCCACCCAGAGCTTCGGCGCGGGCGGCATGATCTTCACGGCGATCGCGGTCGGCGTCGGCACCGGGCTGGTCAACGGCCTGCTCATCTCGTACGGCCGGCTGGTGCCGTTCATCGCGACGCTGGCCATGATGGTGGCGGCGCGCGGACTGGCCGCCTCGATCTCCGGCAAGCAGACGCAGATCTCGGGCGACGCCACGATCAACGGCATCGCGTCGACGGAGATCCTCGGCGTACCGCTGCTGGTGATCATTCTGGTGTTGGTCGTCGCGGCCGGCTGGGTGCTGCTCAACCGGACCACGTTCGGCCGGCGCACGGTCGCGGTCGGCGGCAACCCGGAGGCGGCCCGGCTCGCCGGCATCAACGTCAAACGGCACACGCTGCTGCTCTACGCGCTCTCCGGCCTCTGCTGCGGCATCGGCGCGCTGATGCTGACCGCGCAGGCGAACTCCGCGCAGGCCGCGATGGCGAACCTCTACGAGCTGGACGCGATCGCGGCGGCGATCATCGGTGGCACGCTGCTCTCCGGCGGCCGCGGCACCATCGTCGGCGCCCTCTTCGGGGTGCTGGTCTTCTCCACGATCACGAACCTGTTCGCGATCAACAACCTCACCACCGAGTCACAGAACATGATCAAGGGCGGCATCATCGTCGCCGCCGTGCTGATCCAGCAGTTCCGGTTCGGCTCACTCACCAAGCTCTTCTCCCGTAGACCATAG
- a CDS encoding SCO3242 family prenyltransferase, whose product MAGLADLAELVRAPAALSVPGDLVAGASAAGVLTPATGALSAASVCLYWAGMAANDWADRHLDATERPERPIPSGRVRPGAAFGLAAGLTAAGLGVAAAVGGRRSLAVALPLAATIWAYDLRAKNTPAGPAVMAACRALDVLLGATTTPRSGPLDASGAVGRALWRALPAAAVIAAHTYTVTELSRREVSGATPALPATTLTATAALSAAIATSTPHRAGPGLKLGDPSTGGATPTPRAAGLGSRAVGFGSRVAGLGRRADGVGSRAASLGSRAAGAGSRDDGSASRAAGTGSRAAGFGSRDAGSGARAAGSGFGGAGFGRRAAGHAFRGAGVAVPAGAGRWSAGRAAVVGALVGQYLAGYGAAQVRAILSPGPGTIRAAVGAGITALPALQGALTARAGSSPAGIAVAAAAPLARLLARKVSPT is encoded by the coding sequence ATGGCCGGGCTCGCGGACCTGGCCGAACTCGTGCGCGCGCCCGCGGCGCTGTCCGTGCCCGGTGACCTGGTCGCCGGTGCCAGCGCGGCCGGGGTGCTCACGCCCGCCACCGGGGCGCTCTCCGCCGCATCGGTCTGCCTCTACTGGGCCGGTATGGCCGCGAACGACTGGGCCGACCGCCACCTCGATGCGACCGAGCGGCCCGAACGGCCCATCCCCTCCGGCCGGGTCCGCCCCGGCGCCGCATTCGGCCTGGCCGCCGGGCTGACGGCGGCCGGACTGGGGGTCGCCGCCGCGGTCGGTGGCCGGCGCTCGCTCGCGGTCGCGCTGCCACTGGCCGCCACCATCTGGGCCTATGACCTGCGCGCCAAGAACACACCGGCCGGCCCCGCCGTGATGGCGGCCTGCCGCGCGCTCGACGTCCTCCTCGGCGCGACCACGACGCCACGTTCCGGCCCCCTCGACGCTTCCGGCGCCGTCGGTAGAGCCCTGTGGCGGGCACTTCCCGCAGCCGCCGTGATCGCCGCGCACACCTACACGGTCACCGAACTCTCCCGTCGCGAGGTCTCCGGCGCCACCCCGGCCCTGCCCGCCACGACCCTCACCGCGACCGCCGCCCTCAGCGCCGCCATCGCCACCTCCACACCACACCGCGCCGGCCCGGGGCTTAAACTCGGCGACCCTTCGACCGGCGGCGCCACGCCCACGCCTCGCGCCGCCGGCTTGGGATCTCGTGCCGTCGGCTTCGGATCTCGCGTCGCCGGCTTGGGACGTCGCGCCGACGGCGTCGGATCTCGCGCCGCTAGTTTGGGATCTCGCGCCGCTGGCGCCGGATCTCGCGATGACGGGTCCGCATCTCGTGCTGCTGGGACCGGTTCCCGTGCCGCCGGGTTCGGATCTCGCGATGCCGGGTCTGGAGCGCGTGCTGCCGGGTCCGGGTTCGGCGGTGCGGGCTTCGGGCGTCGTGCCGCCGGCCATGCGTTCCGCGGTGCCGGCGTCGCCGTCCCAGCCGGCGCGGGCCGCTGGTCGGCGGGCCGGGCGGCCGTGGTCGGTGCGCTGGTCGGGCAGTACCTGGCCGGTTACGGAGCGGCGCAGGTGCGGGCGATTCTGAGTCCGGGTCCCGGCACGATCCGGGCGGCGGTCGGCGCCGGGATCACGGCGCTGCCCGCGTTGCAGGGGGCGCTCACCGCCCGCGCCGGATCGTCACCGGCCGGGATCGCGGTCGCGGCGGCGGCACCGCTGGCCCGCCTGCTCGCGCGGAAGGTGTCCCCGACATGA
- a CDS encoding Gfo/Idh/MocA family protein: protein MVGYAFMGEAHSQAWRTVNRVYDLPVRARMSLIAGRDKANVAAAADRLGWDAHTTDWRDLVTRDDIDLVDICTPGDSHAEIACAALAAGKHVLCEKPLANTVSEARAMVAAADTARAQGVRAMCGFTYRRVPAVTFMRQLIADGRLGDLRHVRAVYLQDWITDPEFPLVWRLQKDKAGSGALGDIGAHIIDMTQFVTGQAITGVSGLTETFVRERPLPSDDGAALGAAKATETSRGRVTVDDAALFVARLSGGAIATFEATRMATGRKNGLRIEVNGTKGSLAFDLERLNELEFYDATLPGTELGFRRILVTEPEHPYLSAWWPTGHLIGYEHGFTHQARDLLEAIGDGTDPAPSFADALGVQLVLDAVEKSAESQSWVQL from the coding sequence ATGGTGGGGTACGCGTTCATGGGCGAGGCACACTCGCAGGCGTGGCGCACCGTCAACCGCGTCTACGATCTGCCCGTACGCGCCCGCATGTCGCTGATCGCGGGCCGGGACAAGGCGAACGTGGCCGCCGCCGCGGACCGGCTCGGCTGGGACGCGCACACCACCGACTGGCGTGACCTGGTCACCCGCGACGACATCGACCTGGTCGACATCTGCACGCCGGGTGACTCGCACGCGGAGATCGCGTGCGCCGCGCTCGCCGCGGGCAAGCACGTACTCTGCGAGAAGCCCCTGGCCAACACGGTCTCCGAGGCCCGGGCGATGGTCGCGGCGGCGGACACCGCGCGGGCACAGGGCGTCCGCGCGATGTGCGGCTTCACCTACCGCCGGGTCCCGGCCGTCACGTTCATGCGGCAGCTGATCGCGGACGGCCGGCTCGGCGACCTGCGGCACGTCCGGGCCGTCTACCTCCAGGACTGGATCACCGATCCGGAGTTCCCGCTGGTCTGGCGGTTGCAGAAGGACAAGGCCGGGTCGGGCGCGCTGGGCGACATCGGCGCGCACATCATCGACATGACGCAGTTCGTGACCGGGCAGGCCATCACCGGCGTGTCCGGCCTGACCGAGACGTTCGTCCGCGAGCGCCCGCTGCCGTCGGACGACGGTGCGGCGCTCGGGGCCGCGAAGGCCACTGAAACGAGCAGAGGCCGGGTCACGGTGGACGACGCGGCGCTGTTCGTGGCGCGGCTGTCCGGCGGCGCGATCGCCACGTTCGAGGCGACGCGGATGGCGACCGGCCGCAAGAACGGGCTGCGCATCGAGGTGAACGGCACCAAGGGCTCGCTGGCGTTCGACCTGGAACGACTCAACGAGCTCGAGTTCTACGACGCCACGCTGCCGGGCACGGAGCTGGGATTCCGGCGGATCCTGGTCACCGAGCCCGAGCACCCGTACCTGTCCGCGTGGTGGCCGACCGGTCACCTCATCGGGTACGAGCACGGCTTCACGCACCAGGCCCGCGACCTCCTCGAGGCGATCGGCGACGGCACCGACCCGGCACCGTCGTTCGCGGACGCGCTCGGCGTGCAACTGGTGCTGGACGCGGTGGAGAAGTCCGCCGAGTCCCAGTCCTGGGTCCAGCTCTAA
- a CDS encoding ThuA domain-containing protein, which produces MRRSVRRWLASVAGLVIALPILAVAPPSAVAAEPENPDTLTTTENGPEALRSDARKPGSYRVLVFTKTAGERRASIPVASAAIKLMGVANGFRVDETANAGAFTAANLAKYRAVVFLNTTGDVLNDSQQSAFEQYFTNGGGYLGVHAAAETEPDWDFYRDLVGSSVAGRLPVEDATIDVADRAHPSTERIARKLTLSEEWYNFATNVRGTAHVLATLDESTVTGGTVGYDHPVSWCRDYQGGRTFYTGLGHSTRSYLDSSFRRHLLGGLQWAAGVVEGDCGATVTGNYEKVVLNDEPGEPMSLAVLPDGRVLHNTRGGQIRLYDPASGASPVINTIEVYQHDEDGLQSVALDPQFATNRWVYIYYAPRLNTPTTDAPATSDDPSVWDAYKGYNQLSRVKFTETPTPHLDMSTEQQIMRVDVDRGVCCHVAGEIKFDGNGLLYLVTGDDTNAGGSDGYTPINESPTQGPGYDAQRSSGNTNDLRGKVLRIRVGADGTYTVPSGNLFDERRDTAGKTRPEIFLMGLRNPFRFDVDKRGYVYIGDYSPDSQVPSATRGPEGTGRWLATNRAGNYGWPYCYSPTLPYIDYDFATKQSKGAFNCDAVTNDSPRNTGLTTLPPVAQPDFWYTFQARTPCPGSYLSTPPTTCDFKWPVIGTGGVGPMGGPIYRYDSRSTSASKFPEYYDNSVVFGEFTRDKIFMMRTDGNGNLTGVEQFLPGVVFDNPMDMEYGPDGSLYVLEYGDGFFRANPDAALSVIRYAKGTRAPVAALEATPDNGPAPLTVQFSSDGTYDPDPGESISYAWDFTSDGTIDSADPNPTFTYTANGVYTARLTVTDSSGKTAVLTHQIVVGNTRPTVTVTSPISGTFFNWGDTVPWTVTVTDPEDGPIDCSRVTVSFVLGHDTHGHGMSDANGCSGSFVSPADGADHAGGYLYGAVSAKYTDLGANGQPALEDVDQAVLQTWRQQAEFAQQQLGVTSATTNDTGGGNHLTGFDPNEYIAFDPINLGGVGTVTLRYAGGTAATAGQPRATVTLRLDAPDGPIVGSATLAATASNTTWASQTVAVSAAPGSHRLYLVAGGVEGGPATSLFNLNWVEFAPQ; this is translated from the coding sequence ATGAGAAGATCCGTCCGTCGATGGCTGGCATCCGTGGCAGGCCTGGTCATCGCACTACCGATCCTGGCCGTGGCACCGCCCTCGGCCGTCGCCGCGGAACCGGAGAACCCCGACACCCTGACCACCACCGAGAACGGCCCCGAAGCGCTCCGCTCGGACGCGCGCAAGCCCGGGTCGTACCGGGTGCTGGTCTTCACGAAGACGGCCGGTGAGCGCCGGGCGTCCATCCCGGTCGCGTCCGCCGCGATCAAGTTGATGGGCGTGGCGAACGGCTTCCGCGTGGACGAGACCGCGAACGCGGGCGCGTTCACCGCGGCCAACCTGGCGAAGTACCGCGCGGTGGTCTTCCTGAACACCACCGGTGACGTGCTGAACGACTCGCAGCAGTCCGCGTTCGAGCAGTACTTCACGAACGGCGGCGGCTACCTCGGCGTGCACGCGGCCGCGGAGACCGAGCCGGACTGGGACTTCTACCGCGACCTGGTCGGCAGCTCCGTGGCCGGCAGGCTCCCGGTCGAGGACGCCACGATCGACGTGGCGGACCGGGCGCACCCGTCCACCGAGCGGATCGCGCGCAAGCTGACGCTGTCCGAGGAGTGGTACAACTTCGCCACCAACGTGCGCGGCACCGCGCACGTGCTGGCGACGCTGGACGAGTCCACGGTCACCGGCGGGACCGTGGGATACGACCACCCGGTCTCCTGGTGCCGCGACTACCAGGGCGGGCGCACGTTCTACACCGGACTCGGCCACTCCACCCGGTCCTATCTGGACTCGTCGTTCCGCCGGCACCTGCTCGGCGGGCTGCAGTGGGCGGCAGGCGTGGTCGAGGGCGACTGCGGCGCGACCGTGACCGGCAACTACGAGAAGGTCGTGCTCAACGACGAACCCGGCGAGCCGATGTCGCTGGCCGTGCTGCCGGACGGCCGCGTGCTGCACAACACGCGCGGCGGGCAGATCCGGCTGTACGACCCGGCCAGCGGCGCCAGCCCGGTGATCAACACGATCGAGGTCTACCAGCACGACGAGGACGGGTTGCAGTCGGTCGCGCTCGACCCCCAGTTCGCCACCAACAGATGGGTGTACATCTACTACGCGCCCAGGCTGAACACGCCGACCACGGACGCGCCGGCCACCAGTGACGATCCGTCCGTGTGGGACGCGTACAAGGGCTACAACCAGCTGTCCCGGGTCAAGTTCACCGAGACCCCCACGCCGCACCTGGACATGAGCACGGAACAGCAGATCATGCGGGTGGACGTGGACCGCGGCGTCTGCTGCCACGTGGCCGGCGAGATCAAGTTCGACGGCAACGGGCTGCTCTACCTGGTCACCGGCGACGACACGAACGCGGGCGGCTCCGACGGCTACACGCCGATCAACGAGTCGCCGACCCAGGGGCCGGGCTACGACGCGCAGCGCTCCTCGGGCAACACCAACGACCTGCGCGGCAAGGTGCTGCGGATCCGGGTCGGCGCGGACGGGACCTACACCGTCCCGTCCGGGAACCTCTTCGACGAGCGGCGGGACACCGCCGGCAAGACCCGGCCGGAGATCTTCCTGATGGGGTTGCGCAACCCGTTCCGGTTCGACGTGGACAAGCGGGGCTACGTGTACATCGGCGACTACTCGCCGGACTCGCAGGTGCCGTCCGCCACGCGCGGGCCGGAGGGGACCGGGCGCTGGCTCGCCACGAACCGGGCCGGCAACTACGGCTGGCCGTACTGCTACTCGCCCACGCTGCCGTACATCGACTACGACTTCGCCACCAAGCAGTCGAAGGGCGCGTTCAACTGCGACGCGGTCACGAACGACTCGCCGCGCAACACCGGCCTGACCACGCTGCCGCCGGTCGCGCAGCCGGACTTCTGGTACACGTTCCAGGCCCGTACCCCGTGCCCGGGCTCGTACCTGTCCACGCCGCCGACCACGTGTGACTTCAAGTGGCCGGTGATCGGCACCGGTGGTGTCGGCCCGATGGGCGGGCCGATCTACCGGTACGACTCCCGCTCGACGTCCGCGTCGAAGTTCCCGGAGTACTACGACAACTCCGTGGTCTTCGGCGAGTTCACCCGCGACAAGATCTTCATGATGCGGACCGACGGCAACGGGAACCTGACCGGCGTCGAGCAGTTCCTGCCCGGGGTGGTCTTCGACAACCCGATGGACATGGAGTACGGGCCGGACGGCAGCCTCTACGTCCTGGAGTACGGCGACGGCTTCTTCCGGGCGAACCCGGACGCGGCGCTGTCCGTCATCCGCTACGCCAAGGGCACGCGAGCCCCGGTGGCCGCGCTCGAGGCCACGCCGGACAACGGGCCGGCACCGCTGACCGTGCAGTTCTCCTCCGACGGCACCTACGACCCGGACCCGGGCGAATCCATCTCGTACGCCTGGGACTTCACCTCGGACGGCACGATCGACTCCGCCGACCCGAACCCCACGTTCACCTACACCGCGAACGGCGTCTACACCGCGCGCCTCACGGTGACCGACTCCAGCGGCAAGACCGCGGTGCTCACCCACCAGATCGTGGTCGGCAACACCCGGCCCACGGTCACGGTCACCTCGCCGATCTCCGGGACGTTCTTCAACTGGGGCGACACGGTCCCGTGGACCGTCACCGTCACCGACCCGGAGGACGGCCCGATCGACTGCTCGCGCGTCACGGTCTCGTTCGTGCTCGGCCACGACACGCACGGGCACGGCATGAGCGACGCCAACGGCTGCTCCGGATCGTTCGTCTCACCGGCGGACGGCGCGGACCACGCCGGCGGCTACCTCTACGGCGCGGTCAGCGCGAAATACACCGACCTGGGCGCGAACGGCCAGCCGGCGCTGGAGGACGTCGACCAGGCGGTCCTGCAGACCTGGCGCCAGCAGGCCGAATTCGCCCAGCAGCAGCTCGGCGTCACCTCCGCCACCACGAACGACACCGGCGGGGGCAACCACCTGACCGGCTTCGACCCGAACGAGTACATCGCGTTCGACCCGATCAACCTGGGCGGCGTCGGCACGGTCACGCTCCGGTACGCGGGCGGCACCGCCGCCACCGCCGGGCAGCCCCGCGCCACCGTGACGCTACGGCTCGACGCACCCGACGGCCCGATCGTCGGCAGCGCCACGCTCGCCGCCACCGCCTCGAACACCACCTGGGCGTCGCAGACCGTCGCGGTCTCCGCGGCACCCGGATCGCACCGGCTCTACCTGGTCGCCGGCGGTGTCGAGGGCGGGCCGGCCACCAGCCTGTTCAACCTGAACTGGGTGGAGTTCGCACCGCAGTAA
- a CDS encoding substrate-binding domain-containing protein, with protein MIQDSSRRRLLFGGAMVGAGALLAACTSNEQGPSTAQTKGPEGDNANAAPGKAVTIGFSAPAADHGWMAAITNNAKAQAAAYSDVTFNSVEAGADAAAQRAALDTLISQKPDAIVMLPHDGKELTASGLKAMQAGIPVINLDRAFTQALAYRVMIKGDNYGMGVSAGNFVVAQMKAKGITNPVIGEIAGIDSLELTQQRSQGFKDALATAGFTVANRRAAEFTIDTGQREATNLLQALPKIDALWNHDDDQGVGVLAAVQQANRSEFIMVGGAGSKAAIEAIQADNSVLKATVTYSPSMASSAISLARLVAQGRGLADLVELSVPKDITLASETITKENAANYLQLGF; from the coding sequence ATGATCCAGGACTCTTCCCGCCGCCGCCTGCTGTTCGGCGGGGCCATGGTCGGCGCGGGCGCGCTGCTCGCGGCCTGCACCAGCAACGAACAGGGCCCGAGCACCGCGCAGACCAAGGGACCGGAGGGCGACAACGCGAACGCGGCGCCCGGAAAGGCCGTCACGATCGGCTTCTCCGCGCCGGCCGCGGACCACGGCTGGATGGCCGCGATCACGAACAACGCGAAGGCGCAGGCCGCCGCGTACTCCGACGTGACGTTCAACAGCGTGGAGGCGGGCGCGGACGCGGCTGCCCAGCGCGCGGCGCTGGACACGCTCATCTCGCAGAAGCCGGACGCGATCGTCATGCTCCCGCACGACGGCAAGGAGCTGACCGCGTCCGGGCTCAAGGCCATGCAGGCCGGCATCCCGGTGATCAACCTGGACCGGGCGTTCACCCAGGCGCTCGCGTACCGCGTGATGATCAAGGGTGACAACTACGGCATGGGCGTCTCGGCCGGCAACTTCGTGGTCGCCCAGATGAAGGCGAAGGGCATCACCAACCCGGTGATCGGCGAGATCGCCGGCATCGACTCGCTCGAACTGACCCAGCAGCGCTCGCAGGGCTTCAAGGACGCGCTGGCCACGGCCGGATTCACGGTCGCGAACCGGCGGGCCGCGGAGTTCACCATCGACACCGGCCAGCGCGAGGCGACGAACCTGCTACAGGCGCTGCCGAAGATCGACGCGCTCTGGAACCACGACGACGACCAGGGCGTGGGCGTGCTCGCCGCGGTCCAGCAGGCGAACCGCAGCGAGTTCATCATGGTCGGCGGCGCAGGCTCCAAGGCGGCGATCGAGGCGATCCAGGCGGACAACAGCGTGCTGAAGGCCACGGTCACCTACAGCCCGTCGATGGCCTCGTCCGCGATATCCCTGGCCCGGCTGGTCGCGCAGGGCCGCGGCCTGGCCGACCTGGTGGAGCTGTCCGTGCCGAAGGACATCACGCTCGCCTCCGAAACGATCACCAAGGAGAACGCGGCGAACTACCTTCAGCTTGGGTTCTGA
- a CDS encoding inositol-3-phosphate synthase, translated as MSFVSPRTGVWLIGARGSVATTAITGALAIRAGLAGTDGCVTELPALARPWLPPIPSLVFGGHDITDTPLPKKAEELGAAGVLPAHLAAALCAELSAVDGSVLPLPESVDGIARDIVHFRESNGLDRVVVINVASTEPVPSQDLETADLDALPPSSRAAYAAFLAGASFVDFTPSTGARLSMLDAMARSRGVPYGGNDGKTGETLVKSVLAPMFASRNLRVRSWSGLNLLGGGDGARLADPAANAAKTASKQRVLADTLGYEPQGTTRIDYVETLGDFKAAWDLISFTGFLGTGMRMEFTWHGCDSALAAPLILDLARLTAAAHAAGRTGALPELAFFFKDPIGDAPGALADQWSRLVTFVEDLSTSLPGTAGTPPAASALPPASAAGFGGSAASPAGASPAVGPTSPVPAPDTADPAAPDHGDTTRHVDAARVDAAHVDGAHVDGAHVDGGRVDGARVDGGRVDGARVDGARLDAARVDGGHVDGGRVDGGRVDAAGVDGGQHVDASRHGGDDAGGGRHAGGVA; from the coding sequence GTGTCCTTCGTCTCCCCCCGCACCGGCGTCTGGCTCATCGGCGCCAGAGGCTCCGTCGCCACCACCGCGATCACCGGCGCGCTCGCCATCCGGGCCGGCCTGGCCGGCACCGACGGCTGCGTCACCGAGCTGCCCGCGCTCGCCCGCCCCTGGCTCCCGCCCATCCCGTCGCTGGTCTTCGGCGGCCACGACATCACCGACACGCCGCTGCCGAAGAAGGCGGAGGAACTCGGCGCGGCCGGTGTGCTGCCCGCGCACCTGGCCGCCGCGCTGTGTGCCGAGCTGTCCGCGGTGGACGGTTCCGTGCTTCCGCTACCGGAGTCGGTGGACGGCATCGCGCGCGACATCGTGCACTTCCGTGAGTCCAACGGCCTCGACCGGGTGGTCGTCATCAACGTGGCGAGCACGGAACCCGTACCCTCGCAAGATCTTGAAACGGCGGATCTGGACGCGCTGCCACCCAGCTCGCGTGCGGCATATGCCGCGTTTCTCGCCGGCGCGTCCTTCGTGGACTTCACGCCGTCGACCGGAGCGCGGCTGTCCATGCTGGACGCGATGGCGCGCTCGCGGGGCGTGCCCTACGGCGGCAACGACGGCAAGACCGGTGAGACGCTGGTCAAGTCCGTGCTCGCGCCGATGTTCGCCAGCCGGAACCTGCGCGTGCGCAGCTGGTCCGGCCTCAACCTGCTCGGCGGCGGCGACGGCGCCCGGCTCGCCGACCCGGCCGCGAACGCCGCCAAGACCGCCAGTAAGCAGCGCGTCCTCGCCGACACGCTCGGCTACGAGCCGCAGGGCACCACCCGCATCGACTACGTGGAGACGCTCGGCGACTTCAAGGCCGCCTGGGACCTGATCAGCTTCACCGGCTTCCTCGGCACCGGCATGCGGATGGAGTTCACCTGGCACGGGTGCGACTCGGCCCTGGCCGCGCCGCTGATCCTGGACCTGGCCCGCCTCACCGCCGCCGCGCACGCCGCCGGTCGCACCGGCGCGCTGCCGGAGCTCGCCTTCTTCTTCAAGGACCCGATCGGCGACGCCCCCGGTGCGCTCGCCGACCAATGGTCCCGCCTCGTCACCTTCGTCGAGGACCTTTCCACATCCCTCCCGGGTACGGCCGGCACCCCACCCGCCGCATCCGCGCTTCCACCGGCCTCGGCCGCCGGCTTCGGTGGCTCGGCGGCCTCACCCGCCGGCGCGTCCCCGGCCGTCGGTCCCACCTCGCCCGTTCCCGCGCCGGACACCGCGGATCCCGCCGCGCCGGATCATGGCGATACCACCCGTCATGTTGACGCCGCTCGTGTTGACGCCGCTCATGTTGACGGCGCTCATGTTGACGGCGCTCATGTTGACGGCGGTCGTGTTGACGGCGCTCGTGTTGACGGCGGTCGTGTTGACGGCGCTCGTGTTGACGGCGCTCGTCTCGACGCTGCTCGTGTTGACGGCGGTCATGTTGACGGCGGTCGTGTTGATGGTGGTCGTGTTGATGCTGCTGGTGTTGACGGCGGTCAACATGTTGATGCATCGCGTCATGGAGGCGATGACGCCGGCGGCGGCCGGCATGCTGGGGGAGTGGCCTGA